In Conger conger chromosome 9, fConCon1.1, whole genome shotgun sequence, the genomic stretch TGGCGGGCGACGCCCCCGCCGCGGAGCCCGAGCCCGAGCCCCAGGAGGTCCCGGGCAGCCGGGGCCGGTGGTCCTCCGGCCGGCAGAGCCACGAGGACCCCACCCCGTCCTCGccctccgccccgccccgcgcCGTGGCCTCCCTCTCGGTGCGCGTGGTCGGCGACCCCGAGAGGCAGGGCCCGACGCCGCTGCGCCCCGACCCGCCCGCGCCCGCCCACTCGGCCCCGCCGCCCGGCCTGGCCCCCGCCCAGCGCGCCGCGCGCTCCCAGCAGGACAGCGACGACGACAGCGACGAcgacgaggaggaggacgacgaggaagaggaggaggactggGGTGCGGGGCACCGGAGGGGGGGCCGGTGGGAGCCCCCCAGCAGCGTGGCGGCCCGGGAGAGGTCCAGGCGCGCCCAGCCGCCCTCCCAACACATCCCCCTGCAGCTGCCCCCCCACCAGCCGCACCCCCACTCGCACCCCCAGCTGTCGCTTCGCCAGCcgacccccccgccctcccctccTCCGGAGCTCTCCTTCCCCCTGCCCGAGACCCCCAAACAGAGTCCGCCCAGCCTGGATGAGCCCGAAGGCGTGGCAGGTGCCGGGGCGGGGGCCGAGCCCGGGGTCGGTTTAGGGGCAGGGGCGCGGAGGCACCCCGCCGCGGGAGGCCGGTCGCCCCCGTCCCTGCAGCGGCAGGACAGCAGCTCCAGCTCCGGCAGCTCCAGCAGCAACAGCCGCAGCAGCAGCCCCGAGCCGCACGGGGGCGCCGGCGAGCGCAAGCCCGGCCCGCTCACCCTGCTGGCGCGCAAGATGGAGTCCGAGGGCGCCTTCGCCGCGAGCAGGAAGAAGGGCCGCTCGGAGTCCGAGGAGCAGGAGCTCGCCGCCGCGGCGACCGCGGCCGCCGGCCCCGCCGACGGCCTGGCCGCCGCGCTGTTCCCCGGCGCCTTGCTCCGCGAGGGCGGGATCACGACAATCGCGCACACGGGGGGCCCGGTCCCGCCCGCCCCCGGCGCCGCCCCGCTGGGCGGCAAGGGCGTGGCCTCGGCGGCCGTCTCCACCATCACCTTCAGCGCGGCCCTCGCCGTCGGCCACGCCATGCCGCGGGGACCCCACTTCCCCGCCTTCGGCCCGGCTTCCGCCAGGGTCGTCATGGCGACGGCCGAAGACCCGGAGCGGGACGGCGTCAAAATGGACCCGCACAACCGGGAGGCCCTGGAGCGAGAGCgcgccgagagagagagggccctggagaaggagaaggaggagagggagaaggccCTGCAGAGGGAacgggaggagagggagaaggccCTGCAGAGGGAACGGGAGGAAAAGGAGAAGGCCCTCGAACGAGAGCGGGAGAAGGCCCTTGAACGAGAGCGGGAGAAGGCCCTCgaacgagagagggagaaggcccttgaacgagagagggagaaggaacgagaggagagagagaaggctctgcagagagaaagagaggagcgagagaaggccctgcagagagagagagaggaacgagagaaggccctgcagagagagagagaggagcgagagaaagCCCTtgaacgagagagggagaaagctcTACAGAGAGAACGGGAGGAAAAAGAGAAAGCCCTtgaacgagagagggagaaagaacgagaggagagggagaaggccctgcagagagagagagaggagcgagagaaagCCCTtgaacgagagagggagaaggaacgagaggagagggagaaggctctacagagagaaagggaggaaaagGAGAAGGCCCTtgaacgagagagggagaaggaacgagaggagagggagaaggctctacagagagaaagggaggaaaagGAGAAGGCCCTtgaacgagagagggagagggaacgagaggagagagagaaagctctACAGAGAGAACGGGAGGAGCGCGAGAAAGCCCTTGaccgagagagggaggagaagttggcgctggagagagagaaggagaaggagagggagagccgtCTGCCACCGTGGAAACGGGGACGAGAATTTGGGGGCCTGACCTCCTCCCTCATGCCGGTCCCTGGCCTCTCCAGTCTGGCCGGGAACGCCCCTGAGGTGGAGAGGAAAGACCAGGAGAAGGAGGAGCCCACCGTCGGTCCCCCTCAGACCCAAACTCCCGGGAGGCCAGCGGAGGGCCCGCTCTCCTCGCCCCTGTCCCCCCAGCCCTCCTCCAAGAAGTTCCGCTTCCTGCGGGACACCCCCTTGCTGTCGTCCCCTACCTCCGCTTCCGCGACTCCGCTCATCAAGAGGCCCCGCACCTTCTCCGACACGCCGCCACCGGAGCTTCCAGCCTTACTCGCCTCCCCCGGCAAGCCCGGCCCGGGCAAGGACGGAGGTCCCCGAGAGGGGGTTCTCCAGGTGGGTTCTCCGGCCGCCGAGCAGCCGCTTGCGGCGACACCCCAAACGACCGGCGACTCCGGGACGACTCGGCCGCGGGACGCGTCTTCGGAGACCGGGGCCCCCGCCGGGGCCCCCGCCGGGGCAGCGCAGCCGGGACGCGACAAGGACCAGGGAGAGGCGGAGAGGCGGGGCCCGGAGGTCCCGGCCACCAAGGCCGGGCAGCGAGACGGAGGGAAACCCCAGGAGGAGAGGCCCAGGAAGCCGACGGCGACCGGTGCGGACAGGGGTCTGTCGGGAGCCGTCATGGGGCCCGTTCTGCCGCCCTCGCCCCCCCCGGAGGAGAACGAAGCGGAGAGGGACGCGGACCAGGAGCGGGACCGGGACGGCCGCTCCTCGCCCTCCAGCGACTCCTCTTCCTCCGATTCCGACTCCGCCTCATCTTCCTCACATTCCTCCGGCTCGTCCTCTTCCTCGGAGGACAAGACCCACTCCGTTCCCAGAAGGCGGGTGAGTAACGTTGCGTCCACTTCTCAAAAACACTCCCACGAAAGCAAGAAAAATTACCTTACGTGAGATACTCAGACAACAAGGGGTTCGGTTGGACATTTGTGGGAAGATTTGTACACCGGAATTATATGTAAAGTCACACAGAAATGTAACCAAGCCAAACCCTCTTCATGATTTACATCAGAGATTTGCACCACATCAGCAGGGCTGTTGTTGGTCAGTGAACCTTTTGGCTAGCAGATTACTCAAGAGTAGAGGGACAAGGTGGAGGTCCAAGATTTGTTTGCCAAAAAGGCTACACCTCCAGTGAACCAATATTTTGGTTTTATAAAGGGAAACCCAATGGATTCATCTGCAGACTTCAGAAACGTTTGTGGTACCAGGCTATGCGAAGTCAGAACCATTTAGTGGAAGTGCAAGCATGTTTATATGCTGGcgtttttcaatagttattacaaactttaactttaattcTTTGTAAAAACTATGATCACCCCATACTAATGGACATCACTTCTCTGAGTGTGGGTTTTGTCAGGGTCATAGCAGTCCGTTGACTGCAAGCGGTAACCTGTAGTTATCCAGTGAACATTTGAGCACGTGGAACACAAATTTTCAAATCATGAGACCAGCGGTACTTCTGAGTTTCTTGCATACCTGATAGTTAATTGATTGAGTCTTTACCTGTCTTGGTGTGCCCAGGTCTAGCTTGGTCCCTGATTACAGGGACCGAGAGAAGCCTGGCGTTCTAATGCCAGTGTAACAATCGCTGAAGCCGTAggccggcctgtagcatagtggttatgaccgggacccgcaaggtcggcggttcgatccccagtgtagccacaataagatctgcacagccgttgggcccttgagcgaggcccttaaccccgcattgctcccgggggaggattgtctcctgcatcgtctaatcaactgtacgtcgctctggataagagcgtctgccaaacggcgataatgtaatgtaatctaatataAAGCAACGGAGTTGTAGAACACTGACGTGTAGGGTtaaagcctctctctctctccccccccccccttctctctctctctctctctccctctgtccctccctcctcagtccGCCAGTGGTCAGCGGGACTCCGAGGAGAGCTCCCCTGTGGCCCCGCCCTGCAAGAGGACCGGCGCGCATCTGGACAAGGAAGGGCGCGCCGCAAACAACAAGGCGGAGAACAAGAGCAAGGTCTGCCCTCCCCAACCCGCTTCCACTGCGTCTCCCTTTATTTGTGTCTCTCGCTCTTTCCGCGTCTTGCGTTATCGGTGTGATTGTGCGGGGCAGTCCGCCCGATGTTTGTCCGCTATCTCCTCCCACAGTTTTCGAGATGTTGACACCACACCAACTGGATAACATCCAACCTGGTCCCGAGTGCTGTGCTTGTGCACAGCTTTTTGAAATTCCCGTTGTATATAGGGAAtttatataatatgtatatatggCATGACCCCGCCTTGCTCTTTGTCATTCTCTCAATGCTCGTTCATAACCCCCGATTTCACTCTTCTTTTTCAAACAATGTCTTGGCATGAAAAACGCATGTCCCTATTCTCAGGCATATGCTCCTGAAATGCAACCAGTTCTTCTGGTGTTTTCCCCCCCTTTCACGATTTATATTTGTCATATGAATGTTTTCTGGGTCCCCTGTATGGTAATATTCCGTAACGTTGGGGGTCCCCTGTATTGTAATATTCAGTAATATTGGGGTCCACTGTAGGGTAGTGTTTAGTTATGTTGGAGTCTCCTGTAAGGTAGTGCTCAGTAATGTTGGGATGTCTTGTAGGGTagttttcagaaatgttggGGTCCCCTTTATGGTAATATTATGTCCGGGGCTTGTAGGGTAGTGTTCAGTGATGTTGGGGTCTCCTGTAGGGTAGTGTTCAGTGATGTTGGGGTCTCCTGTAGGGTAGTGTTCAGTGATGTCGGGGTCTCCTGTAGGGTAGTGTTCAGTGATGTCGGGGTCTCCTGTAGGGTAGTGTTCAGTGATGTGGGGGTCTCCTGTAGGGTAGTGTTCAGTGATGTCGGGGTCTCCTGTAGGGTAGTGTTCAGTGGTGTCGGGGTCTCCTGTAGGgtagtgttcagtgatgctggGGTCCCCTGTAGGGTAGTGTTCAGTGATGTTGGGGTCTCCTGTAGGGTAGTGTTCAGTGGTGTCGGGGTCTCCTGTAGGGTAGTGTTCAGTGATGTCGGGGCCTCCTGTAGGGTAGTGTTCAGTGATTTTTGTGGCCTCTGTAGGGTAGTGTTCAGTGATGTTGGGGTCTCCTGTAGGGTAGTGTTCAGTGATGTTGGGGTCTCCTGTAGGGTAGTGTTCAGTGATGTTGGGATGCCTTGTAGGGTAGTGTTCAGTGTCACtgtgtccccctctctcctccctccctccctcctttcgaTGAATAGTTTgctgtgctggtgctggtggtaTGTACCCTCTTACTGTTTCTCTTTTCCCTGACCTCTCCACTTCAAACGTTACATTTGTGCAGcctccaaaatggccgcttcaCCGGTCTGCTGAccttgatattattattattaccacatGGTTAATcggtaaccccccccctcccgggtgatgcgtggcagccattttgtgccagaatgctcacatTAGCCAGTTATCCTGTGGGATTATCAGGtggccaggacaccagggaaccctgGTGCACTTTCTGGAGCTGAATAACATATCTCTGCTCTGATTGTTGTGATGCTACAGGTGCaaacaaatgctttaaaaagttAATGGAGGGAGTCAGGCTTTCTTTTTGAGGTCCCTGGTTTTACAAACAGTCTCCCATGTAAAGGAAAATGGCAGTGATATACCCAGATCAGACCCGGCTCAAAAATGTGCATTGTTTTGGACTCAATTCAGCCAGCCAGAAAACGTGCAGGTTTTGCACTTCTTGAGAACATTCGGTAGGTCCCAATCACTGGTCCCACTGGGATAAATCAgcatttcattcattaaaacaaagcaattataaaataaaataaaaaacatgttttcattcaCACCAATTCATTGCATTTAAATGGAAGTATTATGTATTTCTCTGCCTCGTGTGAGAAGCCTGTCTGAGGACCAGCAGTAATGCTCAGTCGGTGTGtcagttacattacactactggcatttggcagacgctcttatccagagcgacatacagttgattagactaagcaggagacaatcctcccctggagcaatgcagggttaagggcctcgcttaAGGGAATGGCtttgaggatcttattgtggctacgccgggattagaaccactgaccttgcgtgtcccagtcatttaccgtaaccgctacgctacaggccgcccaattaGTCAGTTAGTCAGTTACTCCCCATCAATGAAAGCCACGCTGGGGCGTCAGGCAACTGTGTGAGAGACTGGCCTGTTTACATCCATttgtcctctttctctctccctctccctctccctctttctccctctctgtctctgtctctcccacctcttttttccccacagaggCCATGTCtcggcagaggaggagaggaacaggaggaggagaagagagaagagatggAAGGAGCCGATCGACACCCAGCCAGGtgcagtactcacacacacacacacacacacacacacacacacagacacagccaggtCAGTATCCACGTGCAGTACTCACCCTGACATGCATCTCAACACAATGACACGTTAACATCCAGTCAACATCCAGTACTAACCCTAGCACACAtctcaccacagacacacacacacatacacacgtttaCATCACACTATCTCAACATGCAGTACCAACTCTAGCACACGTTTGGGTTAcatctcaacacacacacacacacatatacacacacactttaccctcaacacacacacacatatatacacacacactttaccctcaacacacacacacacacacacatatatacacacacacacacacacacacacacacacacaaactttaaCATCACGGCACACATCTCAAAATGTGCTCATTTACTTAAGCACTGAACATGTCCCCATTACAAAAGCACATCTACCTGCCAAAGCGCACCTGTATACCTGCCCAGCGTGCGTGTtcacaacacaaacacgcacatttACATGCCAACATGAACAGACTTACTTCCTAATACACACTTTTACTTCCCGAAAAGCACGTGTTTGATTgttcaaatgaaaagaaataatgaaattggATTAAAGGCATTAAGACACCtcgttaaccctttcagtcccaaaccTCAGTATGAAGTGACTCTTTGGTGGAGAAAATTTAGAAGGTTGAGAgaatttaatgttgttttaatCGGGGCTCAAAACGGTACTTAAGCAGCCATTTGCAGTCGTTACGCTCTAGTGCCATATTCACTctggactgaaagggttaaaagacAAGCTGacatcaaaatgaactttttcctcaGTTTAGTGCCCATACAAACATGTCttaaaagtatatattccatagaATGAATACAATTGTAATGCTTGTGCATTTCCACACGAAAGCATCCTCTTCGTGGAAAACACAATTTAGATTTGacgtcatcgtgtaccagtgggtGTTTGTCAATGAAATTActgtcaattttctgttccccctccaatcaatatcctttcatgCCAGCGGCGTGCGTTCGCTTGACGTCAGTCAAATATTGACAGCTTCACTGTGGATGGTATCGGGGCATTGATGGGTTTTACGGTTTATCGCAGTGGTCTCAAACggggctgtgtgtatgctggtttttatgcCTTTGATCTTCGTTCTATAATTAGCTCAGTGAGTTATTTGTGTTGCCTACATACCAGCAGTTGCTTAAATTATGTGCTTTGATGCAGCTAAATGCATGCGGCTGAATGAGTAACTGGAATCGATTTAAGCCAGCATTAATTGGTTGGATTTAAAACCTGCATGCACATGGCCCCTCTGTGGCAACGAATTTGAGACCACTGGCATAAAGCAAGAGAACACACTTAAACTCCAGAATGgatttctttcccccccccccccatgtggcTCCATAACATGCATGTACCTGCATACAGCGGTGGCTATATGCAATTGAGCTGTATTGTAGCATTGAGGATATTGTTGTCAACACCGCacatttcaaactgtgcgtcGATGGGACTCCTCCTTTGTTGTAGGTCTACGTATTGGCCCAAcctctatatacacacatacacacacacagacctgtaaACTCACAATTGAATGTTGCAGGCTAATTACAATGGCATACAAAAAATATCACTAGTATGAACAATCCAATGAAGTtatagtatatgtgtgtggttgtttgtaCTTTTGaccaatagtgtgtgtgtgtgtgtgtgtgtgtgtgtgtgtgtgtgtgtgtgtgtgtgtgtgtgtgtgtgtgtgtgtgtgtgtgtgtgtgtgtgtgtgtgtgtgtgtgtgcgcgcagtaGTGTATGGgcacatagtgtgtgtgtgctgctagtGAAAGATAAGTGATCATATCACGAGCAGTGGAGGCAGCATTGGAAACCCCCGTCTCTACGGGACCTGTGTGCGTTTGGGTTTTGCTCCAGCCACGACTGCAGCTCTTCCATTATTGAGAAGCTGTTGATCGTTTTAAGAcgctttgtcatttttttattgaggTACCAGTCACCCTCTTTCACTCACTTCATGGCAAACGCAACAGAAACTTTTAATCAGTCGGATCAAATAATGGTTCTGTTTTCTCAATGCACGATATGGAAAATTATTCCTTcagttgtaaaaataaaagatatcGGTGTGGAAACCTGGTCACTGAAACTAAGCCATTCAGAGACCTGGTAATCCAAATGAGCAAATGACTGCATTATAGTAGTCATTGCTGATTAGAACTTATGAAAGATCTCAATTATGTATAATGGGTCGGGGGGTTGTCTAACAAAAcccaacacgcacacatactctcacacacctacacatacacacgggtGCTCGAGGGccaagggctcattccaatcacttattttatcGCTCCTTGTTTCTTCCCTGACCTCAAATTGAtcaaggtccaccatctttaaagAAATTCCAACCCTTTAAATCAtgggtgggcaattccagtcctggagtgcaggtttttgtttccaccaattactctggctaaatgagctaattgggcatatacaccaacactagttcactgagattagatcacagtgaAACCATGTCATACAGGGtcacaagaacagtctttgactggcattcatgcattcatcaagatatgtagctaaaatgtcaaatgGCATGAATGTTAGAGCCAActaagtaattaaggccagcaTTTGGCATGGAAACCAGAAACCGATACAGCAATCATTGCCCGCCTCTGctttaaatgttccttcaaggagctgatttttttcctttttgagcCAAGTAAACACaagcgcatcctttgcagaagtattgtTATGGAAGGTGTGATTGTATAAATGAttaacctgtggatccacctctcccccatcTGTAACTGACGCATGAATTAGGCAAACATTCCTATTTCGCATTCCCATTTGTCTCATTCACGTTTTTCCCCGATTTCCCCCCATCTTTACCTCTACCTTTTCTCGCTTCCTGCCTTTCCTTGCCTCCCCTGATGGCCTCGGAGCAAGGAATGGAAGAAGGGggggtgaaaaataagcaattggaaagaGCCCAAAGTTTGGCAACAACCAGCTATaggaaaaggaaataaaagtgGCATTTGGGATAGCGCTCGGATTAATTTAACATGGTCGTTACATACAGgatgtttgtcttttttcttgCACTTAAACTGAGATTTTTTTTGGACACAGCCTCTAAATTGGGACACTGCATCTCTGGTCCTGCAGTGCCAGAGAAGGTCCTGGCTTTTGCCCGGTCCACAATACAAGTATGACTTCTACTGCATTCCGTTTAACTCGTTTTAACGAAGGCAGGAGACCATGTACTGGAGGCACTCTGTGTTTCACCCTCTTGCGATCGAGCTCGGATGGGACCATAAAGCAGAAACGtctctggcactccaggaccttggttGCCTAACCCCTGTCCCAAGGCTCTCGCTCCGTACGTCATTTACCAAATCGGCGGATACAGTTAAAACACCTACGCTATGTTGTGCTCAGATTTAAACCCCCGACTCCAAAGTTGAAAACCAAGCAAATGCCTGTTGCTGCATTTTGGGTCATTACGCAGTCTTGTCTAGTGGAGagaagaaagggggggggggggggggggaaacggaTGAGTGGATTGAAAAATTATTGATTTCTAGTTACTGGAATGATGGGTGGGTCTCCGTTTAAATTTCCCGTAATGGTTCTATCTTCAGGAAAAGTCGTGTTACTACTGAGAAGCCGTTAAAAGCGGTGGATTTTCTTAGCAAGACTTGGAAGAAGAATGTTATGGATTTATTCTTGATTTTCGGGGTCTTGATTGAATCAAGTGGTCCTCTTGGCCTCATGTACTTTGTCGCAAATCACAACTGTGTTTACTGTTAGTTCTACTGACTGCATGGCTAGGGCGAAAATGCTATAGGCATACGCAAATATAGTGTGTTCAGATTACGTTTTTGTCTGGATTAAATGGTTTCTGGTTCGTATTCCAAGTTTGGTGCTGAATTCATGTGAGGGAAAACATGAAAgggttttttaaaaaattaaatgcgGCAAACCGTTAAGATGTCGCTGATCTGATAACTCCTACACATGTGCGTTTACCACGAACCGTTTTAATTGAAAGTGGTGTAGGTCAATGTTATGTTTTTAGAGAGCTTTCATTACACGCTTAAATCAATGAGCTGGCATTGTTAATTCCGTAATTGCAATCATATTTCACACAGCAATGCGTTTTCCAAATTATTCGTTTGATTGACCGAATTGCCTGCTTTATCGAGTCTTTAATTATTTGCCTACTTTTGTTCCGTGCTTCACGTTCGCCAGTAGTCGTTGTAACGCAATTGAACATCCAAAAGTTGAATTGGGTTTGCAGTCAACCATTTCGACAGGATACGTTTCTGTGGTCGCAATTCTCGTCAGGCGTTCAGTGCGACAGCCATGCAgccggtgtgtctgtgtggggtccTCGCCCTGTATCACTCTCCCTCTAGCCTTCTTTCGCATAATTCAACATGGCTGCCGTGCGTGCCTCGCCACTCTGATACCGCCGCAGCGCAGAGACCTACGGATTCGACTCTTGAATCTATTTATCGGAACACTGGTCGCTGTGGGAACTGGAGCTTCTGAGGCGGGCGGGACATTTCGAGTCGGGGTTCAGGCCCGACAATATGCTGTCCGAAAGCAACAAAAGCGGGTAAGCTAGCGAGGTACGAGAGATAGCCAGCGAGCTATGATAGGCAAATCGCAGCAGGAATGCCTCCGGTCTCCTATTTTACGTTCCGCGTTCGCTGGCGCAACATTGAAGCAGATCTGGGAGCCTTAGCTTTAAAGAGCGATGTGTATTTTAGGAAGCGCCGTGTAatcatgtccgtgtgtgtgtgtgtgcgcgtgtcttcGCCAGGGGTGGGGGAGTTgtggtggggggaagggggaggtaGGTTGTGGGCATCACCGGCGTTCATTGTAAACTACGGCGTCctatctccccccctcccaaataaataaataacgaaTGTGATGCGTGTATTCGCGATGACGCTTCTGTCAGGTGTGCGTTTCATCGGTTTAATTAAATAGCATCAATTCCTTTTACGGGAGTCGTCCTTCCACGCCGTTACGAGCGGACTATCAGTTAGGGACGATAATGATTCTGACCTTTGATGGAAAGCGGCGTCTTTACCACGACTGCTGTTGTGCATTTGATTCGTTAGCAGCCCGCCAAGCCgggcagttttgttttttt encodes the following:
- the acin1a gene encoding apoptotic chromatin condensation inducer in the nucleus isoform X2; amino-acid sequence: MEGVAATGVGERAKGSKMADLEDVTLDGRPLHSLRVADLKTALEQRGLPKSGQKNALIKRLKGALMLENLQRTSTAHIGLQPNSQIGEEMSQNSFIKQYLAKQQELLRQRLEREAREAAEADDMDSPVGPDQEDHSDANDGTSCPQPGQEVSPVVGIQNKRHPFDQREEKDEGGKGWGRMEKAGEEDGAGETAAMEQASPFSQPNTRKAAFPPGQAGQVAGDAPAAEPEPEPQEVPGSRGRWSSGRQSHEDPTPSSPSAPPRAVASLSVRVVGDPERQGPTPLRPDPPAPAHSAPPPGLAPAQRAARSQQDSDDDSDDDEEEDDEEEEEDWGAGHRRGGRWEPPSSVAARERSRRAQPPSQHIPLQLPPHQPHPHSHPQLSLRQPTPPPSPPPELSFPLPETPKQSPPSLDEPEGVAGAGAGAEPGVGLGAGARRHPAAGGRSPPSLQRQDSSSSSGSSSSNSRSSSPEPHGGAGERKPGPLTLLARKMESEGAFAASRKKGRSESEEQELAAAATAAAGPADGLAAALFPGALLREGGITTIAHTGGPVPPAPGAAPLGGKGVASAAVSTITFSAALAVGHAMPRGPHFPAFGPASARVVMATAEDPERDGVKMDPHNREALERERAERERALEKEKEEREKALQREREEREKALQREREEKEKALEREREKALEREREKALEREREKALEREREKEREEREKALQREREEREKALQREREEREKALQREREEREKALEREREKALQREREEKEKALEREREKEREEREKALQREREEREKALEREREKEREEREKALQREREEKEKALEREREKEREEREKALQREREEKEKALEREREREREEREKALQREREEREKALDREREEKLALEREKEKERESRLPPWKRGREFGGLTSSLMPVPGLSSLAGNAPEVERKDQEKEEPTVGPPQTQTPGRPAEGPLSSPLSPQPSSKKFRFLRDTPLLSSPTSASATPLIKRPRTFSDTPPPELPALLASPGKPGPGKDGGPREGVLQVGSPAAEQPLAATPQTTGDSGTTRPRDASSETGAPAGAPAGAAQPGRDKDQGEAERRGPEVPATKAGQRDGGKPQEERPRKPTATGADRGLSGAVMGPVLPPSPPPEENEAERDADQERDRDGRSSPSSDSSSSDSDSASSSSHSSGSSSSSEDKTHSVPRRRSASGQRDSEESSPVAPPCKRTGAHLDKEGRAANNKAENKSKRPCLGRGGEEQEEEKREEMEGADRHPAREVKQAAMSESPGPECEQAPESSEGRAQESATPKAFTARKISLTITKPSPGAPAASIGAAAPTPAPPGEAEAGGPAGRKRRWGSSTAVTAKKPSIIITTDSLKSLIPDVKMAAGPGSQEAVVELHPEEGRLSEDEEGGERGEAGDQGLDKDLKIRRTVTQVVHTETQENGQKEPKRVDEEEEEEEEEREAETERGNKEDKSSSSSGSLEVAMEMQTPSASREVELKKVTPSDTLVRRSISQQKSGVSVTIDDPVCSARQPSPPRGKITNIVHVCNLVRPFTLGQLKELLNRTGTVVEEAFWIDKIKSHCYVTYSSTDEAVATRTALHGVKWPQSNPKFLSVDFCEQDELDFHRGLLPAERPGEERGAGEGPGVPPPALMQERDRERDRERERGPGGGGVRDQWAQREREMERRERTRAEREWDRDKVRDFGKPGEDREGAARRSRSRERERRRKERGKSKERKTDKKEKAPEEPPAKLLDDLFCKTKAAPCIYWLPLTEQQALQKETERAERMKEREKRRKELQEEEDRKREEERRERAKGREKEGGGAGAGAAGGATAAVGGASGRGGADGDRERERERERERDRDRERERERGRERDGDKRREGYRRPAGQGGARRSRSRSDPPPRDRRR
- the acin1a gene encoding apoptotic chromatin condensation inducer in the nucleus isoform X1, whose protein sequence is MEGVAATGVGERAKGSKMADLEDVTLDGRPLHSLRVADLKTALEQRGLPKSGQKNALIKRLKGALMLENLQRTSTAHIGLQPNSQIGEEMSQNSFIKQYLAKQQELLRQRLEREAREAAEADDMDSPVGPDQEDHSDANDGTSCPQPGQEVSPVVGIQNKRHPFDQREEKDEGGKGWGRMEKAGEEDGAGETAAMEQASPFSQPNTRKAAFPPGQAGQVAGDAPAAEPEPEPQEVPGSRGRWSSGRQSHEDPTPSSPSAPPRAVASLSVRVVGDPERQGPTPLRPDPPAPAHSAPPPGLAPAQRAARSQQDSDDDSDDDEEEDDEEEEEDWGAGHRRGGRWEPPSSVAARERSRRAQPPSQHIPLQLPPHQPHPHSHPQLSLRQPTPPPSPPPELSFPLPETPKQSPPSLDEPEGVAGAGAGAEPGVGLGAGARRHPAAGGRSPPSLQRQDSSSSSGSSSSNSRSSSPEPHGGAGERKPGPLTLLARKMESEGAFAASRKKGRSESEEQELAAAATAAAGPADGLAAALFPGALLREGGITTIAHTGGPVPPAPGAAPLGGKGVASAAVSTITFSAALAVGHAMPRGPHFPAFGPASARVVMATAEDPERDGVKMDPHNREALERERAERERALEKEKEEREKALQREREEREKALQREREEKEKALEREREKALEREREKALEREREKALEREREKEREEREKALQREREEREKALQREREEREKALQREREEREKALEREREKALQREREEKEKALEREREKEREEREKALQREREEREKALEREREKEREEREKALQREREEKEKALEREREKEREEREKALQREREEKEKALEREREREREEREKALQREREEREKALDREREEKLALEREKEKERESRLPPWKRGREFGGLTSSLMPVPGLSSLAGNAPEVERKDQEKEEPTVGPPQTQTPGRPAEGPLSSPLSPQPSSKKFRFLRDTPLLSSPTSASATPLIKRPRTFSDTPPPELPALLASPGKPGPGKDGGPREGVLQVGSPAAEQPLAATPQTTGDSGTTRPRDASSETGAPAGAPAGAAQPGRDKDQGEAERRGPEVPATKAGQRDGGKPQEERPRKPTATGADRGLSGAVMGPVLPPSPPPEENEAERDADQERDRDGRSSPSSDSSSSDSDSASSSSHSSGSSSSSEDKTHSVPRRRSASGQRDSEESSPVAPPCKRTGAHLDKEGRAANNKAENKSKRPCLGRGGEEQEEEKREEMEGADRHPAREVKQAAMSESPGPECEQAPESSEGRAQESATPKAFTARKISLTTVTKPSPGAPAASIGAAAPTPAPPGEAEAGGPAGRKRRWGSSTAVTAKKPSIIITTDSLKSLIPDVKMAAGPGSQEAVVELHPEEGRLSEDEEGGERGEAGDQGLDKDLKIRRTVTQVVHTETQENGQKEPKRVDEEEEEEEEEREAETERGNKEDKSSSSSGSLEVAMEMQTPSASREVELKKVTPSDTLVRRSISQQKSGVSVTIDDPVCSARQPSPPRGKITNIVHVCNLVRPFTLGQLKELLNRTGTVVEEAFWIDKIKSHCYVTYSSTDEAVATRTALHGVKWPQSNPKFLSVDFCEQDELDFHRGLLPAERPGEERGAGEGPGVPPPALMQERDRERDRERERGPGGGGVRDQWAQREREMERRERTRAEREWDRDKVRDFGKPGEDREGAARRSRSRERERRRKERGKSKERKTDKKEKAPEEPPAKLLDDLFCKTKAAPCIYWLPLTEQQALQKETERAERMKEREKRRKELQEEEDRKREEERRERAKGREKEGGGAGAGAAGGATAAVGGASGRGGADGDRERERERERERDRDRERERERGRERDGDKRREGYRRPAGQGGARRSRSRSDPPPRDRRR